The genomic window TCGTCATTcaacaaactgaaaatataggcctactttaaaaaagtaaataaaccaaATGTATATCTTAATACTATTGTTTCAATGAAGGGTGTGGATGGTGAACTACATGTGTGGGTTTAAAACTGCTTCCAAGTGTTGTAAGGCTATACATTCAGCTTCAagtagattttctttttcttttaaaaattcTAGAAATTGTATGCATTCCTGCTTGTATTTGGTACTGTATACATGTTtcattgaattgctttgttcTCCCTCTGCTTTGTGTTTCTAAAGAGTTTGAGGACGCAGAGAACCTGCTGGCTGCCAACAGGGATGCCACCACAATCAGCATTGGGGATCCCAACGACAAGCCAAGAAAGCAGCGCAGGACTGTGGGGACGGCCTCCAGAGAGGAGGACGATGATCTGCTCGGGAACGACGACTCCGACAAAACGGAGGTGGGGGAGCTGGGGAGCTGTTttacagtggggggggggggttgggtgagATTACACTGGCATAGCTCTCCTCAAAATATGTGCTTTACTTTAATTATTTGAGGAAACGGGGCTCTGCTGACCATAGCAAAGAGGATAGAAAAGTGTTTAATTTAGACATTCTCAAGAATTTGGATTTCTTTTGCCCCATAATGTCAATACTAAAAGTTCTTCTTTTCGTGTAGCTTCTTGCAGGTCAGAAGAAAAGCATACCCTTTTGGACGTTTGAATATTACCAAACATTTTTTGATGTGGATACATACCAGGTACCATTATTTCTGTCAGTCGTGCGATAAACAAATGTGTTGGATTGTAAACCCAGGCACTTCAGTATTTAGATGGGAGGCTGGACTCTCCATTAGAATTCAAGGATCAAGGCTCCTGCAGTTTCATTTGGGTTTCAAGTTTAGGGTGTGGGTTTGGTTTAAGTTAGGGGTACAATAAAGCCAAAAGTTAGTACAAGGGTTGCTTGTATCATTGTGAGTTTTGGTAAgagttctttgttttatttgtaatgacCATAGTTTTATTTTGGCATCAGGTCCTGGACAGAATAAAAGGCTCGCTTGTGCCTTGGCCTGGCAAGAACTTTGTCAGACTGTACGTCCGCAGTAACCCGGATCTCTACGGTATGTTATGTATGACCAAAATAAAAATTTTAATGCAGTAGTTACAGTGGCcataaaagggaattaaaatattttccattGAACATAATAGATactgctttacaataaaagtactgtattttattgtatgtgtgtatccCAGGTCTGTTAGCTTTGAATATGAAATTACAGACCATGACCCTAATTTAAAATGAGCAGCTTTTCCAATGCTAAAAATATAACAGTGCAGTTTTTTCTTTGCTTATTCATCAATTCCAGGATTAAGGTTTTATTGATTTCCTTTGTTTCAGGACCTTTCTGGATTTGTGCCACCCTTGTGTTTGCCATTGCCATCAGTGGAAACATATCTAGTTTCCTGGTGCACCTTGGCCAGCCTGACTACCACTATGTGCCTGAATTTAGGAAAGGTCAGTCAGCCATTTATTACTTTCTAGCCAACAACcaccaaaataaaaacttcTGGTTTTGCACTGTCAAcacaattgttattttttaattctttagaGTAACTTTAAGTATCAAAATAATATTGGGagataaaatagaaaaatgacGCATTACATATTGTCCCCCTGAGATGCAGAGCTTTCTCAAATGTAGCAGGAAACATATTAATGATGTGGGCACATTTCTGAAACCCACTGCTGGTGTTTCAACTGTCAAGTCCTGACAGTTACAGactctctgttttacatttatttagttaaatAGACACACCCAGCAGGGATCATGGGTATCGCTTGTGATTACTGATCATTGCACTTTCTTCACTCTCGAAGCATGCAGGGAATAACCTAATGATGCTATATTTAGAACAGTCAGCTCTCCCTGAAAATGATTTGCTGTATGTGTATTTTTCCATTATCCTGCAATATTAGAATTTAAAGTTTGCAGTGCTCTAAAGGACTTTTATAATACTATATATTCTGTCATTTGATTTTACAGTAACAATTGCTGCCACTGCTATCTACAGTTATGCATGGCTGGTTCCTCTGGCACTCTGGGGCTTTCTGATGTGGAGAAACAGCAAAGTCATGAACATAGTGTCTTATTCATTTCTGGAGATTGTCTGTGTCTATGGATATTCCCTGTTTATATACATTCCTGCAGCGGTGAGAACATTATCATTATAATCATTTTTTATATACTATATAATGTAGTTGTACTGACCTTTAGGAAAATGTATAAGGGttgttgttttatgttcatTCCAGATAAAAACATACTAAGATCCATTTAATTTGTGGAGTCAAAATAATCCAGCAGTTATTCCAGggatcttatttatttaaaaatacatctcaAAATATGCAGTCACGTGTCTTCATATTCTTTTTATTTGAgtgatttataaaataatgtactgCTGCTTTCTATTGCGTGGGCAGGTCTT from Amia ocellicauda isolate fAmiCal2 chromosome 19, fAmiCal2.hap1, whole genome shotgun sequence includes these protein-coding regions:
- the yipf1 gene encoding protein YIPF1, giving the protein MAAVDDLQFQEFEDAENLLAANRDATTISIGDPNDKPRKQRRTVGTASREEDDDLLGNDDSDKTELLAGQKKSIPFWTFEYYQTFFDVDTYQVLDRIKGSLVPWPGKNFVRLYVRSNPDLYGPFWICATLVFAIAISGNISSFLVHLGQPDYHYVPEFRKVTIAATAIYSYAWLVPLALWGFLMWRNSKVMNIVSYSFLEIVCVYGYSLFIYIPAAVLWIIPDESVRWVSIVIAMCLSGSVLVMTFWPAVRDDHRRIAIATVSTIVVLHALLAVGCKIYFFDARQYKLPSGVLGGNVANQTMTTTNKV